AAGACTGCAGTTTATACATACAAATTTAAAAGCGATAAAGCATTTCTTGGGCAACTTACTACAATCTATTTTCATGCAGATGTGATACCACTACGCTTACTCCGCGATCCAATAACGAAGACTATAGCTTTTCTTGTTCGAGACAGCGATGATTATACAATGGATGATATTGCATCGGGTTGTGTTATGCCACGGGCTAACCTAAATCTTGTAACACAAAGGCTTTATGAATGTATACGTggtaagaaatttgttttggaTGACGACACATTTCCTGAATTTTCAGCTGCAATTGAGTCTAGCATAACCAATCCATCCGGATGGTGCAATAAGCGTTTACAAGAAAAAAGCAGAGAATTTAGCCCTGAAATTTCAATACCAGAAAACACGTATCTGCGTATAACACTAGGTGGTTATAATGGTGAGGCACCCGGAATACCTTATGTTATGGAAATCTGGCCAGTGGGGCATTACAGTCCTATTCACAGCCATTCACAAGCAAATGCGATAATCCGTGTGTTGCATGGGTCTATTAATATTAAGATGTACCCTTATTTATGTGCCTCCAAGAGCGGTGTTGAACCTTTTGCcgttgtaaatttaaaaaaagatgatgcTACATGGTTAAGCCCTACACTAAATCAAACtcataagttattaaatttgcCCGAAAACACTTCAATGTGTGTAACAATTCAATGTTACGCTTATGACTTAGATGATACGCATCACTA
The nucleotide sequence above comes from Hydra vulgaris chromosome 09, alternate assembly HydraT2T_AEP. Encoded proteins:
- the LOC136084502 gene encoding uncharacterized protein LOC136084502 isoform X2, with protein sequence MTFNYWCTKINKNKLSPCVIDFRNEKKSSPVRFLVHGQGVFVFQCFNSTNLRIMNADKSNGILIKLTTDNVTCVRIPDNVALPDPTNNSFLSSDQGVYYWVSLDSQDEVLRVGLGEPRVKTAVYTYKFKSDKAFLGQLTTIYFHADVIPLRLLRDPITKTIAFLVRDSDDYTMDDIASGCVMPRANLNLVTQRLYECIRGKKFVLDDDTFPEFSAAIESSITNPSGWCNKRLQEKSREFSPEISIPENTYLRITLGGYNGEAPGIPYVMEIWPVGHYSPIHSHSQANAIIRVLHGSINIKMYPYLCASKSGVEPFAVVNLKKDDATWLSPTLNQTHKLLNLPENTSMCVTIQCYAYDLDDTHHYGFFDYIDNNGTKQQYTPESDMDFIEFKTLMKKEYSKK
- the LOC136084502 gene encoding uncharacterized protein LOC136084502 isoform X1, with the protein product MKLQLYKMTFNYWCTKINKNKLSPCVIDFRNEKKSSPVRFLVHGQGVFVFQCFNSTNLRIMNADKSNGILIKLTTDNVTCVRIPDNVALPDPTNNSFLSSDQGVYYWVSLDSQDEVLRVGLGEPRVKTAVYTYKFKSDKAFLGQLTTIYFHADVIPLRLLRDPITKTIAFLVRDSDDYTMDDIASGCVMPRANLNLVTQRLYECIRGKKFVLDDDTFPEFSAAIESSITNPSGWCNKRLQEKSREFSPEISIPENTYLRITLGGYNGEAPGIPYVMEIWPVGHYSPIHSHSQANAIIRVLHGSINIKMYPYLCASKSGVEPFAVVNLKKDDATWLSPTLNQTHKLLNLPENTSMCVTIQCYAYDLDDTHHYGFFDYIDNNGTKQQYTPESDMDFIEFKTLMKKEYSKK